In Sulfuriferula plumbiphila, the genomic window CGTCCACAGGCTTCTTCACCGGAGGCGGCCTGCTCCATTTCGTCAACTTCAACAAGGACGACAATGGCCGCCGCATGAACCTGTGGGAAGCCACGCGCAATTCGGTCAACCTGGTCTATATCCGCGTGATGCGCGACATCGTGCGCCACTACATCGCGCAGAATCCTGGCGTAGTCGGCAAGATTCTCGAAGATGCCGGCAATCCGGCGCGCAAAACCTACCTGGAGCGCTTTGCCGACCGGGAAGGGCAGGCCTTCCTGCTGCGCTTTCATAAAAAATACCGCGGCCTGAATCCTGCCCAGGTCACCGAAAAGCTGTTTTCCGAGATGCATCCGTTGCCGCGCAGGCTGGCGGCGGTTTACCGTTATATCGCTCCGGACGCGCCATTGAATGTTTTCGCCCGCTTCCTGCGCAGCCGCGCGCCGGATGGCGCGACGCTGTCGGACACGGAAATCCGGGCGCTCTATTGGCAGCATGCGCCCGGCGCTTATTCGCTGGCCGACCGCGGCTACATCGCGCAGATTCATCCGCTGGAATTGTGGCTGGTGCGCTATCTGCGCAGCCACCCGGCCGCCACTTTTGCCGACATCGTCGCCGCCAGCCATGATCAGCGCATCGAAGTGTATAACTGGCTGTTCAGGACCAGCCGCAAAAATGCGCAGGATCGGCGCATCCACAGCCTGCTCGAAGTCGAGGCATTCCAGAACATCTATCGGGACTGGAAGCGGCTCGGCTATCCGTTTGACAGCCTGGTGCCCTCCTACGCGACCGCCATCGGCAGCTCGGCAGATCGCCCCGCCGCACTCGCCGAATTGATGGGCGTGGTGGTGAACAATGGCGTGCGCCTGCCTGCGGTATCCATCCACACACTGCACTTCGCTGCCGGCACACCCTACGAAACCGTGTTTGTGCGCCAGCAGCCGAAAGGCGAGCGCCTGCTCCCGGTCGAGCTCACCCAGATCGTGCGCCGCGCGTTGCAGGGCGTGGTGGAGCAAGGCACCGCCGCGCGCCTGAATGGCGCGTTCAAGGATGCCAGCGGCAACCGTATTATCATGGGGGGCAAGACCGGCACCGGCGACCATCGCTACAAAACCTTCGGCGCAGGCGGCAATCTGCTCACCTCGCGTGTGGTGAACCGCACCGCCACCATGGTGTTTTTCCTCGGCGACCGTTTCTTCGGCACCATGACCGCGCTGGTACCCGGCGAAGAAGCCGCCAAGTACCGCTTTACCAGTTCCTTGCCAGCACAGCTGCTCAAGGAGATGGGTCCGGCGTTAAGCAATGTGCTGGCGCCGATCGAGGCAAAAACAGCGCCCACCGCGACGACCAATGCAGTGCCCCCCAGAGCCCAACGCGAGCCCGGCGCCAAAGCAGCGGAGGCCATACTGCAACAGTCCAGGCCCGGCCCGGACAGCAGGCACAAAGACCGGCAGCAGCCAGCCGCGCGCCAGGATGAAAATCCTCCCCCAGCCAAAAAACCGGCGCCACCCATTACAGATGACAGACAGGCTCCGCTACCCACCCCCCCTGCCCCGATTGAAGACCGCCGGCCCGAGGCCGGAGAGTCCTACTGAATAAATGCCCGGGATTGGGCTGAACCCCGGCAAAGCTGTGGTGTCTTCTACAATTGGTTTAGAATAGCGCGGTTTATCGCGCGCCCACCAGGCTCATACGACTTCATGCAGCTATTCGCCTTTGGCATTAATCACCAGACCGCCCCGCTCACAGTGCGCGAGCAGGTGGCGTTCCATGCCGAACGCATGGAGGAGGCGCTGCGCGACCTGACCACCCACACACCGGTGAAGGAGGCCGCCATCCTGTCCACCTGCAACCGCACCGAGGTGTACTGCAATACCCTGCATGGTGAAGCCGCACTCGACTGGCTGGCACATTATCACCAGCTCAAGCGCGCCAGTATCGAACCCTATCTGTATGCACTCCCCCAGGCCGAAGCTGCTCGTCATGCCTTTCGTGTCGCTTCCGGCCTGGATTCGATGGTGCTGGGCGAAACCCAGATCCTCGGCCAGATGCGTCAGGCGGTGAAAACCGCCGAGCATGCCGGCACCCTCGGCATGCTGTTGCACAAGCTGTTCCAGCGCACCTTTGCGGTGGCCAAGGAGGTGCGCACTGCCACCGAAATTGGCGCCAGCTCGGTCTCCATGGCGGCAGCCGCAGTACGCCTGGCGGAGCGCATTTTCCCCAGCATTGCCGAACAGAATGTGCTGTTCATCGGTGCCGGCGAGATGATCGAACTGTGCGCCACGCATTTTGCCGCGCGCCACCCCAAACATATTCTGGTTGCCAACCGCACCGAAGAACGCGCGCACCTGCTGGCCGACCGCTATAACGGCAGCGCCATTGCGCTGACCGACCTGCCCGAGCATCTGGCGAGTTACGACGTCGTGGTGACCTGTACCGCCAGCCCGCTGCCCATCCTCGGCAAGGGCATGGTCGAGCGTGCGCTCAAGGCGCGCCGCCACCGCCCTATTTTCATGGTGGATCTGGCGGTGCCGCGCGATATTGAAACCGAGGTCGCCGAGCTGGACGACGTGTTTCTCTACACCGTGGATGATCTGGGCGAAGTGGTCAAACAAGGCATGGACAATCGCCAGGCGCATGTCAGCCAGGCCGAGGCGATTATCGAAGCCAGGGTGGAAACCTTTGTGCACTGGATGGAAACCCGTGAGCTGGTGCCCACGATCCGCGGCCTGCGCGACCATGCTGAACGTTACCGCCGCCATGAGCTGGAACGTGCACAAAAAATGCTGGCGCGTGGCGACGATCCGCGCGAAGTCATTGATGTGTTATCGCGCGCACTCACCAATAAATTCCTGCATCTGCCAACCCACGCCCTTAGCCACGCCGGCGATAACGAACGCCACGAACTGGCAACGCTGTTGTCCCGGCTTTACTCGCTCCACCACGAATGAAACCGACCTTGCTAAACAAGCTCGCTCAGATTACCGAGCGGCTGGATGAACTCAACCGTCTGCTGGCCGGCGAAACAGTGACCCGCGATCTGGACAATTACCGCAAACTCACCCGCGAGCACGCGGAAATCTCCCCGGTGGTTGCGCTTTACAAGGCTTATCGCCAGTCCGAAGCAGACATCGCCAATGCACAGGCGATGCTGGCCGACCCGGAAATGCAGGAACTGGCCGAGGCCGAAATCGAAGACGCCAGGGCACGCCTGCATCAGCTCGAAACCGAACTGCAAGCCGAGCTGCTGCCCAAGGATCCCAACGACGCGCGCAATATTTTCCTGGAAATCCGTGCCGGTACCGGCGGCGACGAATCGGCGCTGTTTTCCGCTGATTTGCTGCGCATGTACACACGCTACGCCGAGCGCCAGCGCTGGAAGGTCGAGCTGATTTCGGAAAACATGAGCGAGCTGGGGGGTTACCGGGAAGTCATCATCAAGATCGTCGGCCACGGTGCGTATTCGCGGCTCAAGTTCGAATCCGGCGGCCACCGCGTGCAGCGCGTGCCCGCCACCGAAACCCAGGGACGCATCCATACTTCGGCCTGTACCGTGGCGGTGATGCCGGAAGCCGACGAGGTGGCCGAGGTCAGCCTCAACCCCGCCGACCTGCGCATCGACACCTATCGCGCCAGCGGTGCCGGCGGCCAGCACATCAACAAGACCGATTCGGCGGTGCGCATCACCCATCTGCCCACCGGCATCGTGGTGGAATGCCAGGACGACCGTTCGCAGCACAAGAACAAGGCGCAGGCCCTGTCGGTGCTTGCCGCGCGCATCAAGGACAAGCAGCTGCGCGAAATCGCCTCCAGGGAAGCCGCCACGCGCAAATCGCTGATCGGCAGCGGAGACCGCTCCGAACGCATCCGCACCTACAATTTCCCGCAGGGACGCATCACCGACCACCGCATCAATCTCACCCTGTACAAGATCGACGCCATCATGGACGGCGATCTCACCGAACTGCTGGACGCGCTGGCGTCCGAGTATCAGGCCGAGTTGCTGGCGACGATGGGCGAGCGTTAATGTTGTCCGCAATCCGCGACCGGCTCGGCGCAGACCAGGCACAGCTGATGCAGGCACTCGCGCTGGACCCCTGCGACGCCCGCCTGGAGACACAGCTGCTGATGGCTGCAGCCCTCGGCGTCAACCGTGCGTGGCTGCTGGCGCACGGCGAGGAAATGCTCGCTCCTGCTGCGGCAGCGCGTTATGCAGATTTGCTCGAGCGCAGGCTGGCAGGTGAGCCGATCGCCTATATTTTTGGCGCAAAGGAATTCTACGGCCTGATGTTCAAGGTCAGTCCGGCCGTGCTCATCCCGCGTCCGGAAACCGAGCTGCTGGTGGAACTGGCGCTGGCGCGCATCGCAGCGGACAGGCCATGCCGGGTGCTGGACCTGGGCACTGGCAGCGGGATAATTGCAGTCACACTGGCCCGGCTGCGTCCCTTGGCTGAACTGGTTGCGCTGGATGTCAGCCCGGCGGCGCTGGCGCTGGCGCAGGAGAATGCCCGCAACCTGGAAGCAAGCAATGTGCAGTTTATTGAAAGCGACTGGTTCAGTGCACTGGGCAGTGTCGGAAAATTTGACGTTATTGTCAGCAATCCGCCCTATGTCAGCGCAGGCGATCCCCATCTTGCACATGGCGACTTGCGTTTCGAGCCGCCACACGCACTCGCCGCGGGCCCATCCGGGCGCAGCGCGCTCGCCCGGATTATCGCCCAGGCGGCGCCTAATATGGCAACCGCGGGCACGCTATTGCTGGAACATGGCTACGACCAGGGCGAATATACGCGCGCCGCACTGCAACAAGCCGGATTTCACC contains:
- the hemA gene encoding glutamyl-tRNA reductase, with the translated sequence MQLFAFGINHQTAPLTVREQVAFHAERMEEALRDLTTHTPVKEAAILSTCNRTEVYCNTLHGEAALDWLAHYHQLKRASIEPYLYALPQAEAARHAFRVASGLDSMVLGETQILGQMRQAVKTAEHAGTLGMLLHKLFQRTFAVAKEVRTATEIGASSVSMAAAAVRLAERIFPSIAEQNVLFIGAGEMIELCATHFAARHPKHILVANRTEERAHLLADRYNGSAIALTDLPEHLASYDVVVTCTASPLPILGKGMVERALKARRHRPIFMVDLAVPRDIETEVAELDDVFLYTVDDLGEVVKQGMDNRQAHVSQAEAIIEARVETFVHWMETRELVPTIRGLRDHAERYRRHELERAQKMLARGDDPREVIDVLSRALTNKFLHLPTHALSHAGDNERHELATLLSRLYSLHHE
- the prfA gene encoding peptide chain release factor 1: MKPTLLNKLAQITERLDELNRLLAGETVTRDLDNYRKLTREHAEISPVVALYKAYRQSEADIANAQAMLADPEMQELAEAEIEDARARLHQLETELQAELLPKDPNDARNIFLEIRAGTGGDESALFSADLLRMYTRYAERQRWKVELISENMSELGGYREVIIKIVGHGAYSRLKFESGGHRVQRVPATETQGRIHTSACTVAVMPEADEVAEVSLNPADLRIDTYRASGAGGQHINKTDSAVRITHLPTGIVVECQDDRSQHKNKAQALSVLAARIKDKQLREIASREAATRKSLIGSGDRSERIRTYNFPQGRITDHRINLTLYKIDAIMDGDLTELLDALASEYQAELLATMGER
- the prmC gene encoding peptide chain release factor N(5)-glutamine methyltransferase — its product is MLSAIRDRLGADQAQLMQALALDPCDARLETQLLMAAALGVNRAWLLAHGEEMLAPAAAARYADLLERRLAGEPIAYIFGAKEFYGLMFKVSPAVLIPRPETELLVELALARIAADRPCRVLDLGTGSGIIAVTLARLRPLAELVALDVSPAALALAQENARNLEASNVQFIESDWFSALGSVGKFDVIVSNPPYVSAGDPHLAHGDLRFEPPHALAAGPSGRSALARIIAQAAPNMATAGTLLLEHGYDQGEYTRAALQQAGFHQCVTYHDLAGVERVTLGTVG